The Oncorhynchus nerka isolate Pitt River linkage group LG24, Oner_Uvic_2.0, whole genome shotgun sequence genome has a window encoding:
- the gpr17 gene encoding uracil nucleotide/cysteinyl leukotriene receptor yields the protein MKIQTTPTMDMDALTSILSNASSESSCAPVDNTVENMVFGGYYILVFLLALNGNALALWIFSRQRGTSSPANVFLLHLAVADLSYVIILPLRATYHLTGGHWPFGEVPCRVAGFLFYVNMYASLYFLACVAGDRYLAVVHAVRSLKIRRARYAHTISFSLWVLVTVSMAPLLVTRQTAEVDGMTVCLQLYREKASRKALVSLAVAFTPPFLSTLTCYLLIIHSLRRGSRLEPQLKLRALRTIGLVMLIYVVCFLPYHASRATFILGYAHPDVSCQTRRGLSLANRVTSSLTCLNGGLDPLVYLFGAEKFRGTVRRLFFRDRAGGSGATSAGELKGTHESSVSAKSEF from the exons ATGAAGATACAGACCACTCCCACCATGGACATGGACGCCCTGACATCCATCCTGTCCAACGCGTCTTCAGAGAGTAGCTGTGCTCCTGTAGATAACACTGTGGAGAACATGGTGTTTGGAGGTTACTACATTCTGGTGTTTCTCCTGGCACTCAATG GTAACGCCTTGGCCCTCTGGATCTTCTCCCGGCAGCGTGGCACATCCTCTCCCGCTAACGTCTTCCTGCTGCACCTGGCTGTGGCAGACCTCTCCTACGTCATAATCCTGCCTCTCCGCGCCACATACCACCTCACGGGTGGCCACTGGCCGTTCGGCGAGGTTCCGTGTCGAGTCGCCGGCTTCCTGTTTTATGTCAACATGTACGCGAGTCTCTACTTCTTGGCGTGCGTGGCTGGGGATCGCTACCTGGCCGTGGTGCACGCCGTGAGGTCACTGAAGATCCGCCGTGCCCGCTACGCCCACACCATCAGTTTTTCTCTGTGGGTGCTGGTCACCGTCTCCATGGCGCCCCTGCTGGTCACCCGCCAGACTGCGGAGGTGGACGGGATGACGGTGTGTCTGCAGCTGTACAGGGAGAAAGCCTCCCGCAAGGCCCTCGTCTCTTTAGCCGTAGCCTtcacccctcctttcctctccacacTGACCTGCTACCTACTCATCATCCACAGCCTGAGGAGAGGATCCCGACTGGAGCCCCAGCTGAAGCTTCGAGCCCTGAGGACCATCGGCCTGGTCATGCTGATCTATGTGGTGTGCTTCCTGCCGTACCACGCCTCCAGAGCCACGTTCATCCTGGGGTACGCCCACCCAGATGTCTCCTGCCAGACCAGGCGGGGTCTGTCCCTGGCCAACCGCGTCAcctcctccctcacctgtctGAACGGGGGCCTGGATCCTCTAGTGTACCTGTTTGGGGCTGAGAAGTTCCGGGGAACGGTGAGGAGGCTGTTCTTTAGAGACAGGGCCGGGGGATCAGGGGCCACCAGTGCAGGAGAGCTGAAGGGAACACACGAGAGCTCTGTCAGCGCCAAGTCTGAGTTCTGA